The following coding sequences lie in one Desmodus rotundus isolate HL8 chromosome 1, HLdesRot8A.1, whole genome shotgun sequence genomic window:
- the TAL2 gene encoding T-cell acute lymphocytic leukemia protein 2 isoform X3 — protein MPRTMFTNSRERWRQHNVNSAFAKLRKLIPTHPPDKKLSKNETLRLAMRYINFLVKVLGEQSLQPTGVAAPGNILGLFPQGPHLPDRTVLSDYQVPSPGPSHHIP, from the coding sequence ATGCCCAGGACGATGTTCACAAACTCCAGGGAGCGGTGGAGGCAACACAACGTCAACAGCGCCTTTGCCAAGCTGAGGAAGCTCATCCCCACTCACCCTCCAGATAAGAAGCTGAGCAAAAACGAGACGCTTCGCCTGGCAATGAGGTACATCAACTTCTTGGTCAAGGTCTTGGGGGAGCAAAGCCTGCAGCCAACGGGAGTGGCTGCTCCGGGAAACATTCTGGGACTCTTCCCCCAAGGACCCCACCTGCCAGACAGGACTGTACTCAGTGACTACCAGGTTCCTTCGCCTGGCCCAAGCCACCACATCCCCTAG
- the TAL2 gene encoding T-cell acute lymphocytic leukemia protein 2 isoform X2, with amino-acid sequence MEGCLVTQQNSKLWRPPKNSDMPRTMFTNSRERWRQHNVNSAFAKLRKLIPTHPPDKKLSKNETLRLAMRYINFLVKVLGEQSLQPTGVAAPGNILGLFPQGPHLPDRTVLSDYQVPSPGPSHHIP; translated from the exons ATGGAAGGATGTCTTGTAACTCAGCAAAACAGCAAGCTGTGGCGACCTCCCAA GAACTCAGACATGCCCAGGACGATGTTCACAAACTCCAGGGAGCGGTGGAGGCAACACAACGTCAACAGCGCCTTTGCCAAGCTGAGGAAGCTCATCCCCACTCACCCTCCAGATAAGAAGCTGAGCAAAAACGAGACGCTTCGCCTGGCAATGAGGTACATCAACTTCTTGGTCAAGGTCTTGGGGGAGCAAAGCCTGCAGCCAACGGGAGTGGCTGCTCCGGGAAACATTCTGGGACTCTTCCCCCAAGGACCCCACCTGCCAGACAGGACTGTACTCAGTGACTACCAGGTTCCTTCGCCTGGCCCAAGCCACCACATCCCCTAG
- the TAL2 gene encoding T-cell acute lymphocytic leukemia protein 2 isoform X1, translating into MPGSTQSTSEGPLGAPACRNSDMPRTMFTNSRERWRQHNVNSAFAKLRKLIPTHPPDKKLSKNETLRLAMRYINFLVKVLGEQSLQPTGVAAPGNILGLFPQGPHLPDRTVLSDYQVPSPGPSHHIP; encoded by the exons ATGCCAGGGTCAACCCAGAGCACTTCTGAGGGTCCTTTAGGAGCTCCTGCGTGTAG GAACTCAGACATGCCCAGGACGATGTTCACAAACTCCAGGGAGCGGTGGAGGCAACACAACGTCAACAGCGCCTTTGCCAAGCTGAGGAAGCTCATCCCCACTCACCCTCCAGATAAGAAGCTGAGCAAAAACGAGACGCTTCGCCTGGCAATGAGGTACATCAACTTCTTGGTCAAGGTCTTGGGGGAGCAAAGCCTGCAGCCAACGGGAGTGGCTGCTCCGGGAAACATTCTGGGACTCTTCCCCCAAGGACCCCACCTGCCAGACAGGACTGTACTCAGTGACTACCAGGTTCCTTCGCCTGGCCCAAGCCACCACATCCCCTAG